In Synergistota bacterium, the genomic window GATGAGCGTTCCAGGAAAAACATCGTTAACTTTGTCTTCAAAAGGGAAAGGGAGGAGAAACAGAAAATAGGATGAGGAAAATAAGAGTGCTGGTTGTGGATGATTCTGCTCTGATGAGAAGGGTTATATCAGATATGCTTAATGAGAATCCAGAGATAGAGGTGATAGGAACGGCAAGGGATGGGTATGATGCTATAAGGAAGATCATGGAGCTTAAACCTGATGTGGTTACCTTGGATCTCGAGATGCCCCGCTTGGATGGTCTTAATACTCTCGGATATATAATGAGCGAAACCCCTCTTCCTGTAATAATGCTTAGCAGTTATACGCGAGAAGGAGCAGAGGCAACGCTTAAAGCCCTTGATTATGGTGCGTTTGATTTCGTTCCTAAGCCATCCGGGCCCATATCTCTTGATATAAGAAAGATCAAGGAAGAGCTTATAAAGAAGATAAAGGCAGCTTACAGAGCCGATTTAAGCAGGCTTAAGTTTCTTCTACCTCGCAAAGAGAAGAAGGTTAAGAGGGTTGAGAAACCTGCTCCTACTGAGGTTGGAGTTGTGGTTGCTATAGGCTCATCAACGGGAGGACCAAGGGCGCTTCAAGAGGTCATACCAAAACTACCCTCGGATATAAGAGCGAGTATTCTCGTTGTTCAACATATGCCACCTGGCTTTACGAAGTCTTTGGCAGAGAGGCTTGAGTCGCTTTCTTCTATAAGTGTGAAAGAAGCAGTAGAAGGTGATTTATTGAGAGAGGGGCTTGCTTTAATAGCGCCGGGAGATTATCATATGATTGTAAGTAGAAGTAGGTACGAGGTCAAGATAAGGCTTAATCAGGATCCCCCGGTATGGGGGGTACGTCCTTCTGTCGATGTTATGATGTTATCGGTAGCAGAGATATTCAGAGGCAAGACCGTGGGCGTTATCCTGACTGGTATGGGTAGGGACGGAGCTCGCGGCATGAAAAAGATAAAGGAGTATGGAGGTATCACTATAGCTGAGGATAAGTCAACATGTGTTGTTTTTGGAATGCCGAAGGTTGCCATAGATGAGGGTGCAGCCGATATAGTCGTTCCAGTTGATAGGATCGCAGAGGAGATCGTTAAAGCGGTTAGGAAATTGGGGTAAGACGGGAAAGGGGGAGGTAGGTAAGTATGGGAATGTCTCAATATTTACAGGTCTTTCTCGATGAGTCGGGAGAGCATCTTCAGAGGTTAAATGAGCTCCTATTGGAGCTCGAAAAGGAACCGGGAAATAAAGATCTCTTAAATGAGATTTTTAGAATAGCTCATACTTTAAAGGGAATGTCAGCAACCATGGGATTTGACTCTATGGCGGAGCTTACTCATCAAATGGAAGATGTCTTAGATAAGCTACGTAATGATAAGCTTGAACCCTCTCCAGATATAGTGGATATCCTCTTTGAGTGCCTTGATACCCTTGAAGCTATGGTAGATGAGATAGGAGATACGGGTAAATGCTCTGTTGATGCTTTATCTATAATAGATAGGCTGAGGAGATTTGCCGGTGCCGAGGAAGTTCCAACAACGGCACCTTCGCCTCCACCTCCAGCAGAAGCTCCATCTGCTCTACCTGAGAGAGAGGAAAAACCCGCTGAGGCAGAAGCACCTGCTGAGGAGATTGCAGTTAGCTTTAACGAATACGACAAGGAAGTAATGAAAGAAGCGTATCATAAGGGATTTAAGGCATATAAGATAAAGGTAATTTTGGATGAGGGATGCTTGCTTAAAGCTGCTCGTGCTTATATAGTGTTTCACGAACTGGGAGAAATGGGAGAAATAATAAAGTCTATACCTCCCTCTGAGGATATAGAAGAAGAAAAATTCGAAAATGAGTTCATTGTCGTGTTTATTAGTAAGGAGGAAGCAGATAAGATTAAGACGAGGATAGAGGGTGTTTCCGAAATAAAGGAAGTTATAGTTTCACTGGTTAAGCTTGAGGAACTTGGGCTCGAAGAGGCTAAAGAGGCTCCTTCACGGGAAGCTAAGGAGGAGGCACCCGCGGTGTCTGCTCCTGCAAGACCGGTTTCTCCAACTGCTCCTTCTGCGCCTGCTGTATCAGCTGCTCCAGCTGTTGACAAGGAAAAGCTCCTTAAGCACAGAATAAAGGGAATGAGAACCATAAGGGTAGATATAGATAGGCTTGATGATCTTATGAACCTCGTTGGCGAACTTGTTATCAATAAAACGCGCCTCGTTCAAATAGGATCCGTTTATAAGCTTACCGAGCTTGATGAAACTTTAGCGCAAATTGGGAGGATAACGACTGAGCTTCAGGCAGTAGTTATGAAGCTCAGGATGGTTCCTGTTGAGCATGTTTTTAACAGATTTCCGAGAATGGTGAGGGATCTTGCAAGGGAAGAAGGCAAAGAAGTTGAGTTCATTATAGAAGGTAAGGAGACAGAGCTCGATAGAACTGTTATAGACGAGATAGGCGAGCCGCTGGTCCATCTATTAAGAAATGCGATAGATCATGGCATAGAACCGCCTGATGAGAGAGAAAGGCTTGGGAAGCCTCGTAAGGGATTACTCAAGCTTTCAGCGCATCATGAAGGTAACTATGTGGTAATAGAGGTTCGGGATGATGGAAAGGGAATAGATATAGAAAAGGTTAAGCAAAGGGCGGTAGAGAGGGGTATAGTTAGCCCTGAAGAAGTGGAGAGGATGACGGAAAATGAAATTCTAATGCTGATAACGCTGCCGGGGTTCAGCACCTCTGATAAGGTCACGGAGGTTTCGGGTAGAGGAGTAGGCATGGATGTCGTTAAATCTAAGGTTGAAGCCTTGAATGGGATTTTGGAAATAGAAACTGAGAAGGGTAAAGGAACGAAGGTAATTATAAAGCTACCGCTTACCTTGGCTATAATTCAGGCGCTTCTGACCAAGGTAGGAGAGGAAATATATGCCATTCCTCTTGCTAACATAGATGAAACATTGAGTATCACTCCGCAGGATGTGAAGCTTGTTAGAAATCAGGAGGTCATTCTCCTAAGGGGAAGCGTGCTTCCCTTGGTAAAGCTCCATGATGTGCTCGATGTTCCTCCGGCTCCGAGTAAGAACGGAGATGAGGAGGAGTATGCTGTTGTCGTGGCTCGCGTTGGTGAAAAGAGAGCGGGATTAGTAGTCGATACCCTTATAGGTCAGCAGGAGATAGTTATAAAGTCCTTGGGGAAGCTCTTACGCGGAATAAAGGGCATTAGCGGAGCTACCATTCTTGGAGATGGAAAGGTAGCTCTGATCTTAGATGTTGTGCCTTTGGTAAGCTAAATAGATACTGACTTCTTAAGGAGGAATGGTTATGGCTGAGGAGATCATCAAAAGCCTGACGGATGCTCAGCTTGACGCGTTGAAAGAAGTTGGAAACGTGGGAGCGGGCAACGCGGCGACCGCCCTCTATCAAATGATAGGCAAAAAGGTAAATATGACCGTTCCCAGGGCTGCGGTTATTCCCCTGCATGAGGTTCCCGAGGTCTTGGGCGGTCCCGAGGTTCTTGTG contains:
- a CDS encoding chemotaxis response regulator protein-glutamate methylesterase: MRKIRVLVVDDSALMRRVISDMLNENPEIEVIGTARDGYDAIRKIMELKPDVVTLDLEMPRLDGLNTLGYIMSETPLPVIMLSSYTREGAEATLKALDYGAFDFVPKPSGPISLDIRKIKEELIKKIKAAYRADLSRLKFLLPRKEKKVKRVEKPAPTEVGVVVAIGSSTGGPRALQEVIPKLPSDIRASILVVQHMPPGFTKSLAERLESLSSISVKEAVEGDLLREGLALIAPGDYHMIVSRSRYEVKIRLNQDPPVWGVRPSVDVMMLSVAEIFRGKTVGVILTGMGRDGARGMKKIKEYGGITIAEDKSTCVVFGMPKVAIDEGAADIVVPVDRIAEEIVKAVRKLG
- a CDS encoding chemotaxis protein CheA, producing MGMSQYLQVFLDESGEHLQRLNELLLELEKEPGNKDLLNEIFRIAHTLKGMSATMGFDSMAELTHQMEDVLDKLRNDKLEPSPDIVDILFECLDTLEAMVDEIGDTGKCSVDALSIIDRLRRFAGAEEVPTTAPSPPPPAEAPSALPEREEKPAEAEAPAEEIAVSFNEYDKEVMKEAYHKGFKAYKIKVILDEGCLLKAARAYIVFHELGEMGEIIKSIPPSEDIEEEKFENEFIVVFISKEEADKIKTRIEGVSEIKEVIVSLVKLEELGLEEAKEAPSREAKEEAPAVSAPARPVSPTAPSAPAVSAAPAVDKEKLLKHRIKGMRTIRVDIDRLDDLMNLVGELVINKTRLVQIGSVYKLTELDETLAQIGRITTELQAVVMKLRMVPVEHVFNRFPRMVRDLAREEGKEVEFIIEGKETELDRTVIDEIGEPLVHLLRNAIDHGIEPPDERERLGKPRKGLLKLSAHHEGNYVVIEVRDDGKGIDIEKVKQRAVERGIVSPEEVERMTENEILMLITLPGFSTSDKVTEVSGRGVGMDVVKSKVEALNGILEIETEKGKGTKVIIKLPLTLAIIQALLTKVGEEIYAIPLANIDETLSITPQDVKLVRNQEVILLRGSVLPLVKLHDVLDVPPAPSKNGDEEEYAVVVARVGEKRAGLVVDTLIGQQEIVIKSLGKLLRGIKGISGATILGDGKVALILDVVPLVS